The window GTTCGAGATTCCCGATGGCGACGGCGGTGGCCAGAAAGTGGAGCCGCGCGGCAAGCGTCCGGACACAAAACCGCGCCGCGACAAGAAGGGCAAGCATCAGGTCGGCAAGCGCGGTCGCCCCGGCAATGTCCGGCATCAGGGACGCAAGCGGAAATAGGGAACGCGAATGCTGGCCGGCCATTGATTATGAAAGGAGAATTTCATGATCAAACCCGGCCAGAAAACGCCTGACCTCGAACTGCCGCTGACGATAGGCGCACAGTTTCACCTGTCGAAGCAAAAGCCCGATAATTACACCATGCTGGTGTTCTATCGCGGCAAGCATTGCCCTGTCTGCAAGAAGCAGCTTGAGGAAATCGGCGGCCGCATGGACGATTTCGTTTCCCGCGGGATCAATGTCTTCGCCATCTCGATGGACGACAAGGATCGCGCCATGGTGGTCGATAGCGAATGGGAAACGCACGATCTTCCGCTCGTCTATGATCTTACCGAAGATCAGGCCCGCGAATGGGGCCTCTACATCAGCGAAAAGCGTGAAGGCAGTGAAGAGCCGGACACATTCAGCGAGCCGGGTATTTTCATCCTGAAACCCGACATGACACTGCACCACGCAGCGGTCCAGAACATGCCATTCGCCCGCCCGCAAATCGATGACCTGCTGAGCGGGCTCGATTACGTGATGGAGAACGATTATCCCACGCGCGGCACATTAACCTGACCAACGCGCTACTCGGTTCGCTTGGCGAACCGCAAGGCCGACTGGCCGCCCGCAGCGGGCGCAGCTTGCCTGCGCGTCTAGCGAGGACGAACCCGCGGATGCGGGTTCGCAAAATCAAGAGAGCCTGTCGATTTCTTCCTCGGACAAGCCGCCTGGGATGATGAACAGCGGGCAGGGCAGGCTCCCGGCCTTGTGCGTGAAATGCGTTACCAGAGGGCCGGGTGTGCCTTCCGCCGCGGCACTCAGCACCAAAGCCGCAACTTCAGGGTGATCGCCGAGATATTCGGCGATTACCTTTTGCGCGTCGCCCACGCGCACGGCAATCTGCGGCATTTTCCCGCTTTCATAAGCGAGCTCACCCGCCGCGCTGCTGGCGAGCACTTCGGCCCGGTCGCGCGCCTCTTCCTCGATGGTCGCCTGCACGCCGCCAAACGCATTGAACGCCTGCGGCTGGACGAGCGCGAGCAGGTGAACCATGCCCCCTGTCTTCGCCGCACGGCGCGCGGCAAAACGCAGCGCCACTCGCGCTTCTTCCGTCTCGTCGATAATCGTCAGATAAACGCGCATTCGTATTTCCCTCTCCGAACCGTTGGATATTCAGGGAAATCACGGCATGTGCAAGTGAACCTTGCCCCGCGCGGCCAAATTGGCCAATGAACGGCTGCACGAAAAGAGCAAGAAACCAAATTTGTCAGGGAGCGTACTCCGCACATGCCGATTGCCATCAAGATGCCCGCCCTTTCGCCAACCATGGAAGAAGGGACTCTCGCAAAATGGCTGGTGAAAGTGGGGGACAGCGTCTCCTCCGGCGACATCATGGCCGAGATCGAGACCGACAAGGCAACGATGGAATTCGAAGCCGTGGATGAGGGCGTGATAGCCCATATCCAGGTGGAAGAAGGCACTGAAGGCGTGAAGGTCGGCACGATCATCGCGACGCTCGCCGAAGATGGCGAAGAAGTGAGCGATGTGGAGCCTGCCGGCGATGGCGCATC is drawn from Aurantiacibacter sp. MUD61 and contains these coding sequences:
- a CDS encoding peroxiredoxin-like family protein — its product is MIKPGQKTPDLELPLTIGAQFHLSKQKPDNYTMLVFYRGKHCPVCKKQLEEIGGRMDDFVSRGINVFAISMDDKDRAMVVDSEWETHDLPLVYDLTEDQAREWGLYISEKREGSEEPDTFSEPGIFILKPDMTLHHAAVQNMPFARPQIDDLLSGLDYVMENDYPTRGTLT
- a CDS encoding universal stress protein — protein: MRVYLTIIDETEEARVALRFAARRAAKTGGMVHLLALVQPQAFNAFGGVQATIEEEARDRAEVLASSAAGELAYESGKMPQIAVRVGDAQKVIAEYLGDHPEVAALVLSAAAEGTPGPLVTHFTHKAGSLPCPLFIIPGGLSEEEIDRLS